One window of the Pieris brassicae chromosome Z, ilPieBrab1.1, whole genome shotgun sequence genome contains the following:
- the LOC123718770 gene encoding lipase 3-like — MRLILVFAILLIYHNHCVNSYAIFDVISDKMNQFSHSIKVAFKSFRVKMKDLFFPDMINTKETELPLTNYRKSRTSKAFSDFVDEMAAESETESPEYLTLKSDPTALMSTPQLATLHGKRIESHIVLTKDGYFLTLHRLISPCRRDGDKSYCNNETVLLHHGLLGSSADWILLGSDDSLPYILSNLGYDVWMANARGNYYSRGHTSKQVDSTDFWKFSWHEMGYYDLPAVIEYMKTVKNTSSKINYVGYSMGASAFLVLLSSLPQYSSSFKLAIFLAPLAFLSNTEGPLRILRAMAFNPPLHLLKLLGNGEFIPKRKVPYWISSKYCHGPELFCCNPLFFFAGAIPSDTEYLDRSFLARLMYHVPAGGSTNTVLHYAQLIKTGKFHKFNYETEEYPLSQISVPIALISSTDDTLATVADVLRLYFSIQKPIDHYVIHDRNLNHTDFIWGHNAAELVFGKVVDFLTTGLYFNTTRINEV, encoded by the coding sequence ATGAGGCTTATACTAGTGTTTGCAATCCTTCTAATTTACCACAATCATTGCGTTAATTCATATGCTATATTCGACGTAATTAGTGACAAAATGAATCAATTTTCCCATTCAATAAAAGTAGCGTTTAAATCATTTCGCGTGAAAatgaaagatttatttttcccCGACATGATTAATACAAAGGAAACCGAATTGCCCCTAACTAATTACAGAAAGTCCAGGACCAGCAAGGCGTTCAGTGATTTCGTCGACGAAATGGCGGCAGAAAGTGAGACAGAATCACCTGaatatttaactttgaaaTCTGATCCAACTGCTTTAATGTCAACCCCACAGCTGGCGACACTTCACGGAAAGCGCATTGAATCACACATTGTTTTAACGAAGGATGGCTATTTTCTAACTTTGCATCGCTTAATTTCGCCCTGTCGAAGAGATGGAGACAAAAGTTATTGTAACAATGAAACGGTCTTGCTTCACCACGGTTTATTGGGTAGCTCAGCTGATTGGATTTTACTAGGTTCAGATGATTCTCTACCGTATATACTGTCTAACCTTGGATACGATGTTTGGATGGCCAACGCTAGAGGGAATTATTACTCACGCGGGCACACGTCCAAACAAGTAGATAGTACAGACTTCTGGAAATTTTCATGGCACGAAATGGGGTATTATGATTTACCAGCTGTTATAGAATATATGAAAACTGTTAAGAACACGAGTAGCAAAATCAATTATGTTGGATATTCTATGGGCGCATCGGCATTTTTAGTATTACTGTCTTCGTTGCCACAATACAGTAGCAGTTTTAAACTAGCAATATTTTTAGCCCCACTAGCGTTTTTGTCAAATACAGAGGGACCTCTTCGAATACTTCGAGCGATGGCCTTCAATCCACCTttgcatttattaaaactactcGGAAATGGCGAATTCATTCCAAAGAGGAAAGTTCCATACTGGATTTCTAGTAAATATTGTCACGGTCCTGAACTGTTCTGTTGCAATCCATTATTTTTCTTCGCAGGAGCGATACCAAGTGACACGGAATATCTAGATAGAAGTTTTTTAGCGAGATTGATGTATCATGTACCTGCAGGTGGTTCAACTAACACAGTACTACATTATGCGCAGTTGATAAAAACCGGTAAATttcacaaatttaattatgaaactgAAGAGTATCCTTTAAGTCAGATTTCAGTGCCTATCGCATTAATATCCTCAACCGATGATACGCTAGCAACAGTGGCAGATGTTTTAAGACTGTATTTCAGCATACAGAAACCTATAGATCACTATGTGATCCATGACAGGAATTTAAATCA